One Helicobacter cetorum MIT 00-7128 DNA window includes the following coding sequences:
- a CDS encoding SEL1-like repeat protein yields MGASLMASGCTSIYIHKAKVAYAKGDCPNTIRNLRMLTSNPIALYSLGQLYKKGECVEKDPQEAESYIEKAFDGIPMVKFIKKRAIIPN; encoded by the coding sequence TTGGGTGCAAGCCTTATGGCAAGTGGTTGCACTTCAATTTATATTCATAAAGCCAAAGTAGCATATGCTAAAGGTGATTGTCCTAACACGATTAGAAATTTAAGAATGCTTACAAGCAACCCAATAGCGCTCTATAGTTTAGGTCAGTTGTATAAAAAAGGCGAGTGTGTGGAGAAAGACCCGCAAGAGGCTGAGTCTTACATTGAAAAAGCCTTTGATGGCATACCTATGGTAAAATTTATTAAAAAGAGAGCGATTATCCCCAATTAA
- the msrB gene encoding peptide-methionine (R)-S-oxide reductase MsrB, whose protein sequence is MKLWHYLKIFYFSLIISNILQANESMGIKHQRADERVIYLAGGCFWGLEAYMERIYGVIDASSGYANGKTKSTSYEKLHESDHAESVKVVYDAKKISLDKLLRYYFKVIDPVSINKQGNDMGRQYRTGIYYVNNGDKKVIDNALKELQKKVKGKIAIEVEPLKNYVRAEEYHQDYLKKNPNGYCHIDLKKADEVIVDSDKYTKPGDDVLKKRLTKLQYEVTQNKRTERAFENEYYNKEEEGIYVDITTGEPLFSSADKYDSGCGWPSFSKPINKEVVKYENDESFNMKRIEVLSRIGKAHLGHVFNDGPKELGGLRYCINSASLKFIPLKDMEKEGYAEFIPYIKKGELKKYIKDKKAH, encoded by the coding sequence ATGAAACTATGGCATTATTTAAAAATCTTTTATTTTTCATTAATAATTAGCAATATCTTGCAAGCTAACGAGAGTATGGGAATTAAACATCAAAGGGCAGATGAAAGGGTTATTTATCTAGCTGGGGGGTGCTTTTGGGGACTAGAAGCGTATATGGAAAGGATTTATGGTGTCATAGATGCAAGCTCTGGCTATGCTAATGGTAAGACTAAAAGCACGAGTTATGAGAAATTACACGAAAGCGACCATGCTGAGAGTGTTAAGGTTGTTTATGATGCTAAAAAAATCAGTTTAGACAAATTGCTACGCTATTATTTTAAGGTGATTGACCCAGTGAGCATAAACAAACAGGGTAATGATATGGGTAGGCAGTATCGCACGGGTATTTACTATGTGAATAATGGGGATAAAAAAGTGATAGACAATGCTTTAAAAGAACTGCAAAAGAAAGTGAAAGGAAAAATCGCTATTGAAGTAGAGCCTTTGAAAAATTATGTCAGAGCTGAAGAATACCATCAAGATTATTTGAAGAAAAATCCTAATGGCTATTGTCATATTGATTTGAAAAAGGCTGATGAAGTGATTGTGGATAGTGATAAATACACTAAACCAGGCGATGATGTTTTGAAAAAAAGGCTTACCAAACTTCAATATGAAGTTACTCAAAACAAACGCACAGAAAGAGCCTTTGAAAATGAGTATTATAATAAGGAAGAAGAGGGCATTTATGTGGATATTACCACGGGTGAGCCGTTATTTTCTTCAGCGGATAAATACGATTCAGGTTGTGGGTGGCCAAGCTTTTCTAAACCTATCAATAAAGAAGTGGTGAAATACGAAAATGATGAGAGCTTTAACATGAAACGCATTGAAGTATTAAGCCGCATTGGTAAGGCGCATTTAGGGCATGTATTTAATGATGGGCCAAAAGAGCTTGGAGGGTTAAGATATTGTATCAATAGCGCATCTTTAAAGTTTATCCCTTTGAAAGATATGGAAAAAGAAGGTTATGCAGAGTTTATTCCCTATATCAAAAAGGGTGAATTAAAGAAATATATCAAGGATAAAAAGGCACATTAA
- the flgL gene encoding flagellar hook-associated protein FlgL — protein sequence MRVTFGSKYNQMNNYQNALQNKINDTNTQIASGLKIRYGYQNSDINNQNLKFQYEENTLNQGIDVAQNAYTSTLNTDKALQEFSKTMETFKTKLIQSANDIHSETSRTAIANDLERLREHMINIANTSIGGEFLFGGSKVDRPPIDSTGKYHGNGEDLNALVSSNNLVPYNISGQELFLGSDRDKHKVITTNIKLFNQKKLHPDVMDRLENTHLPEEVFIKPSDTLRDLIGDNDNDTTNDSKEYFYLQGIRPDGSSFKEKFSLDKAYQNEESATKVSDLLDKIGRAYGNTSQNKVVDVSLNAWGQIEIKNLTPGNENLDFHLISSDGDFDDLDDLRSSGKRITEYVKSSFVTDRSLSKVRGIPSAYNNKILEIPSVFVTKDNTLANKNTKLSDIFGDDVKTLKISSKRAVMQGNVEIPTLPTLLDVSSATMKDLKDAIQTRFNNKVDVEIETNGRLRIIDNTSRELPINITLSTLDEDGLEVAGIPTNNASEYQKTYFTHSGATLEGNIAQIANNKMAIGSTKLSEVANGSLEGAIFDMKLNDHNGLPLKAQLVLDSNGAYLNLPNAKIPLYNPNTTEAQISKPDEITYRQLMDAMSIALNYSNINPNTYQQISENAPSTESKEQFLELLKQAKNNVSVNLNEDGKMVIKDNMHSLTKMQFMLFDKDANDFSKEALHSDKPSIRLNANNALIVDKPSVNLFEQLEDVITSVRKGIYRPDALGDIYSSDMRNLGIQNGISVIDHLADHVEKMIASNGAHSKAFENIIRRNEVLKTQVQSIRGETTGTDIAETYNKFSNLTNNYNAVLASTNKINNLSLTNYL from the coding sequence ATGCGTGTTACTTTTGGCTCTAAATACAATCAAATGAATAACTACCAAAATGCCTTACAAAACAAGATTAATGACACTAACACGCAAATTGCCTCTGGTTTGAAGATTCGCTATGGCTATCAAAATAGCGATATTAACAACCAAAATTTAAAATTCCAATACGAAGAAAACACCCTAAATCAAGGCATTGATGTAGCTCAAAATGCCTATACTTCAACGCTTAATACCGATAAGGCTTTGCAAGAGTTTTCAAAAACTATGGAAACTTTTAAAACTAAGCTTATTCAATCAGCCAATGATATTCATTCAGAAACTTCTCGCACAGCGATTGCTAATGACTTGGAGCGTTTAAGAGAGCATATGATAAACATTGCTAACACTTCTATAGGCGGAGAGTTCTTATTTGGAGGCTCTAAAGTGGATAGACCTCCAATTGACAGCACAGGCAAATACCATGGCAATGGCGAAGATTTAAACGCTCTAGTGAGCTCTAATAATCTTGTGCCTTATAATATTAGCGGTCAAGAGTTATTTTTAGGTAGTGATAGGGATAAGCATAAAGTTATTACAACCAATATCAAACTCTTTAATCAAAAAAAATTGCACCCTGATGTGATGGATAGACTAGAAAACACGCATTTACCTGAAGAAGTTTTTATTAAGCCTAGCGATACTTTAAGGGATTTGATTGGTGATAATGATAATGATACAACCAATGACTCTAAAGAATATTTTTATTTGCAAGGCATTAGACCCGATGGCTCTAGCTTTAAAGAAAAGTTCTCTTTAGATAAAGCATATCAAAATGAAGAGAGTGCGACTAAAGTGAGCGATTTATTGGATAAGATTGGTCGTGCTTATGGTAATACTTCGCAAAATAAAGTCGTAGATGTAAGTTTGAATGCTTGGGGGCAAATTGAGATTAAAAATTTAACTCCGGGTAATGAAAATTTGGATTTTCATTTGATTTCTAGCGATGGGGATTTTGATGATTTAGATGATTTGCGTTCTAGTGGCAAAAGAATTACAGAATATGTGAAAAGCTCGTTTGTAACCGATAGAAGTCTAAGCAAGGTTAGGGGGATTCCTAGTGCTTATAATAATAAAATATTAGAAATTCCTAGCGTATTTGTTACTAAAGACAATACTTTAGCGAATAAAAACACCAAATTAAGCGATATTTTTGGTGATGATGTAAAAACGCTTAAGATTAGTAGTAAGCGTGCGGTCATGCAAGGTAATGTAGAAATTCCTACTTTGCCCACTCTTTTAGATGTCTCAAGCGCTACTATGAAAGATTTAAAAGACGCTATACAAACACGCTTTAATAATAAAGTAGATGTAGAGATTGAAACAAATGGGCGTTTGAGAATTATTGATAATACCTCTAGGGAGTTGCCTATCAATATTACTTTAAGCACTTTAGATGAAGATGGCTTAGAAGTAGCGGGTATTCCTACCAATAACGCTAGTGAATACCAAAAGACCTATTTTACGCATTCTGGTGCTACGCTAGAGGGCAATATCGCTCAAATTGCTAATAATAAAATGGCTATAGGTTCTACAAAATTAAGCGAAGTGGCTAATGGGAGCTTAGAGGGCGCTATTTTTGATATGAAATTAAATGACCATAATGGTTTGCCTTTAAAGGCACAATTAGTTTTGGATAGTAATGGGGCATATTTGAACTTGCCTAATGCTAAAATCCCTCTTTATAATCCAAATACCACAGAAGCTCAAATTTCTAAGCCTGATGAAATAACTTATCGCCAACTTATGGATGCTATGAGTATTGCGCTTAATTATAGTAATATCAATCCTAACACCTACCAACAAATCAGCGAAAATGCTCCCTCAACAGAAAGTAAAGAGCAGTTTTTAGAGCTTTTAAAGCAAGCCAAAAACAATGTTTCAGTCAATTTGAATGAAGATGGCAAAATGGTTATTAAAGACAATATGCACTCACTCACTAAGATGCAATTCATGCTTTTTGACAAGGACGCTAATGATTTTTCTAAAGAGGCTTTACATAGCGATAAGCCAAGCATTCGCCTAAATGCTAATAACGCTTTAATTGTTGATAAGCCAAGCGTGAATTTATTTGAGCAATTAGAAGATGTCATCACTTCTGTAAGAAAAGGGATTTATCGCCCTGATGCTTTGGGAGATATTTATTCAAGTGATATGCGTAATTTAGGGATTCAAAATGGTATTAGTGTGATTGACCATTTGGCTGATCATGTAGAAAAGATGATTGCCTCAAATGGCGCTCATAGCAAGGCATTTGAAAATATCATTAGGCGTAATGAAGTCTTAAAGACTCAAGTTCAAAGCATTCGTGGGGAAACCACCGGCACTGATATTGCAGAGACTTATAATAAGTTTTCTAACTTGACTAATAATTATAATGCCGTATTAGCCTCCACTAACAAAATCAATAATTTATCTTTGACTAATTACTTATAA
- a CDS encoding flavin reductase family protein, producing the protein MLIDFNQASFLQKHKILSHSITPRPIAWVSTLSKNNINNLAPFSFFAPICSEPALLSLYLTPKSDGSMKDTLKNILDTKKATICLCDERHLSALQSSSSELEYDESESEKFHIEMQSILKDYPPIVKGVSVAFFCEFYSFLDIHQDSKPFFLEVKHSYIDKTLYEEDLNFTFRGVGRVGKSYQVSGILKSTKNL; encoded by the coding sequence ATGCTAATAGATTTTAATCAAGCATCTTTTTTACAAAAACATAAGATTTTAAGCCATAGCATTACCCCTAGACCCATTGCTTGGGTTTCTACACTCTCTAAAAATAATATCAATAATCTTGCACCCTTTAGCTTTTTTGCGCCTATTTGTAGCGAACCAGCTCTATTAAGCTTATATCTTACGCCAAAAAGCGATGGGAGCATGAAAGACACGCTTAAAAATATCCTAGATACCAAAAAAGCAACCATTTGTTTATGCGATGAGCGCCATTTAAGTGCTTTGCAATCTAGCTCTAGCGAACTAGAATATGATGAAAGTGAAAGCGAAAAGTTTCATATTGAAATGCAATCTATTTTAAAAGACTATCCCCCTATTGTTAAGGGAGTAAGCGTGGCATTTTTTTGTGAATTTTATAGTTTTTTAGATATTCATCAAGATTCTAAACCCTTTTTTTTAGAAGTCAAGCATAGCTATATTGATAAAACCTTGTATGAAGAAGATTTGAATTTTACTTTTAGGGGTGTTGGAAGAGTGGGGAAATCCTATCAAGTCTCAGGAATTTTAAAAAGCACTAAAAATTTATAG
- the hisS gene encoding histidine--tRNA ligase has translation MITPKVLSGFKDRLPKDAMQKAHLLSKVSLVFQSFGFVPIETPHLEYAEVLLPDASSDIQKEIYRFKDHGGRDVALRFDQTVPLARFVSLHHKTLGMPFKRYAIGNVFRGERAQKGRYREFTQCDFDFIGSESLVCDAEIIQVIIASLRALDLEEFCVSINHRKILNGVCEHFGIKSMQEVTNVLRIVDKLEKIGIESVKQELHKECQLELEVIEGLLDILKIKQNNQTSQEFFASIAPLKAYNTNTKEGIEDLERLYQLLGDLKVSSNLYKIDFSIARGLGYYTGIVYETTLDNMKSLGSVCSGGRYDNLTKNFSKENLQGVGASIGIDRLLVALEEMQLLDERSTNAKVLLVCMEEKYFAYANALAELLRQSEVFTELYPEAVKLKKPFSYANHKGHEFVGIIGEEEFKSETLSLKNMDSGMQLNCLSVVKALEIIGKTDEDL, from the coding sequence ATGATTACCCCTAAAGTGCTGAGTGGTTTTAAAGACCGCTTGCCTAAAGATGCTATGCAAAAAGCCCACTTGCTTTCTAAGGTTTCTTTGGTTTTTCAAAGTTTTGGGTTTGTGCCTATTGAAACCCCTCATTTAGAATATGCTGAAGTGTTATTGCCTGATGCAAGCAGTGATATTCAAAAAGAAATTTATCGTTTTAAAGACCATGGGGGCAGAGATGTGGCATTGAGATTTGACCAAACCGTTCCTTTAGCTCGCTTTGTTTCTTTGCACCACAAAACCCTTGGCATGCCTTTTAAGCGCTATGCTATTGGCAATGTTTTTAGGGGGGAAAGGGCTCAAAAAGGGCGCTATAGAGAATTTACACAATGTGATTTTGACTTCATAGGTTCTGAAAGCTTGGTGTGTGATGCTGAAATTATCCAAGTGATTATTGCCTCTTTAAGAGCATTAGATTTAGAGGAATTTTGCGTTTCAATCAATCATCGTAAAATTTTAAATGGTGTGTGCGAACATTTTGGCATTAAAAGCATGCAAGAAGTTACGAATGTCTTACGCATTGTGGATAAATTGGAAAAAATTGGCATTGAGAGTGTTAAGCAAGAGTTACACAAAGAATGTCAGCTTGAATTAGAAGTCATTGAGGGCTTATTAGATATTCTTAAAATCAAGCAAAATAACCAAACAAGCCAAGAGTTTTTTGCAAGTATTGCCCCTTTGAAAGCCTATAATACCAATACTAAAGAGGGTATTGAAGATTTAGAGAGGCTTTATCAACTTTTAGGGGATTTAAAAGTTTCATCTAACCTCTATAAAATTGATTTTTCTATTGCTAGGGGCTTAGGGTATTATACAGGCATTGTTTATGAAACTACGCTTGATAACATGAAGTCTTTAGGGAGTGTGTGCTCTGGAGGGCGTTATGATAATTTAACTAAAAATTTCTCTAAAGAAAATTTGCAAGGTGTGGGTGCGTCTATTGGGATTGATAGGCTTTTAGTGGCATTAGAGGAAATGCAACTCTTAGATGAGCGCTCTACGAATGCTAAAGTTTTATTGGTATGTATGGAAGAAAAGTATTTTGCCTATGCTAATGCTTTAGCAGAGCTTTTACGCCAAAGCGAAGTTTTTACCGAGCTTTATCCAGAGGCTGTAAAACTTAAAAAGCCTTTTTCGTATGCCAATCATAAGGGGCATGAATTTGTAGGAATTATTGGAGAAGAAGAATTTAAAAGCGAGACCTTAAGTTTAAAAAATATGGATTCTGGCATGCAACTTAATTGTTTGAGCGTTGTAAAAGCCCTTGAAATTATTGGAAAAACTGATGAAGACTTATAA
- the asd gene encoding aspartate-semialdehyde dehydrogenase, with protein MKTYNIAIVGATGAVGRELIRVLEESAFPIKTFVPLASLNSAGTFIKAFGKDYEVLETTHDIFAQAQIDIAFFSAGGSISEIFAKSAAKTALVIDNTSFFRLHLDVPLVVPEVNADEIFNAPSNIIANPNCSTIQMVHILNPLHLAFGIESVNVSTYQAVSGAGNKGIESLKSELKVALELLEQNPKAHLDKELSKGAFAYPIAFNAIPHIDVFNENGFTKEELKMVHETHKIMQASFAISATCVRVPILRSHSESLSIRFSKEVSAKEAREVLEKAPNVIVQDDPSNQFYPMALTASGSDSTFVGRIREDLFDKQTLHCFCVADQLRVGAATNALKIAWRYIERS; from the coding sequence ATGAAGACTTATAATATTGCGATTGTTGGAGCTACAGGAGCTGTTGGAAGAGAGCTTATTAGAGTGCTTGAAGAAAGCGCTTTTCCTATTAAGACTTTTGTCCCTTTAGCAAGCTTAAATAGTGCGGGAACTTTTATTAAGGCTTTTGGCAAGGATTATGAAGTTTTAGAAACCACGCATGATATTTTTGCTCAAGCGCAGATAGATATTGCCTTTTTTAGTGCTGGGGGGAGCATTAGTGAGATATTTGCTAAAAGTGCAGCTAAGACAGCTCTAGTTATTGATAACACAAGCTTTTTTAGACTGCATTTAGATGTGCCATTAGTAGTGCCAGAGGTTAATGCAGATGAAATTTTTAACGCTCCTTCTAATATTATCGCTAACCCTAATTGCTCTACCATTCAAATGGTGCATATTTTAAACCCCTTGCACCTTGCTTTTGGGATTGAAAGCGTGAATGTAAGCACTTATCAAGCAGTAAGTGGGGCAGGGAATAAAGGCATAGAGAGTTTGAAAAGTGAGCTAAAGGTCGCTTTGGAGCTTTTAGAACAAAATCCTAAAGCACACTTAGACAAAGAGCTTTCTAAAGGAGCGTTTGCTTATCCTATCGCTTTTAATGCTATTCCTCATATTGATGTTTTTAATGAGAATGGTTTCACCAAAGAAGAATTAAAAATGGTGCATGAGACCCATAAAATTATGCAAGCTAGTTTTGCTATTAGCGCAACTTGTGTGCGAGTGCCTATCTTAAGAAGTCATAGCGAGAGCTTAAGCATTCGTTTTTCTAAAGAAGTGAGCGCTAAAGAGGCTAGAGAAGTCTTAGAAAAAGCCCCCAATGTTATTGTGCAAGATGACCCAAGTAATCAATTCTATCCAATGGCTTTAACAGCAAGTGGGAGTGATAGCACTTTTGTGGGGCGCATAAGAGAGGATTTGTTTGACAAACAGACCTTGCATTGTTTTTGTGTAGCAGACCAATTAAGAGTGGGGGCTGCAACCAACGCATTAAAAATTGCTTGGCGCTATATTGAGCGTTCTTAA
- the serB gene encoding phosphoserine phosphatase SerB — MQKLAVFDFDSTLVNAETIECLAKAWGALEEVQHITSKAMNGEIDFYKSLVERVSKLKNMPLKLAKEVCENLPLHKGATELINALKAKGYKIVCFSGGFDLATNYYRDLLNLDASFSNTLCVENNVLNGLVGGHMMFSHSKGTMLLALQRLLSIKKENTLVVGDGANDLSMFMHAHTKIAFNAKEILKQHATHCIDEPNLALIKPYI, encoded by the coding sequence GTGCAAAAACTAGCCGTTTTTGATTTTGATTCCACGCTTGTAAATGCTGAGACCATTGAGTGCTTGGCTAAAGCGTGGGGCGCTTTAGAAGAGGTTCAACACATCACTTCAAAAGCGATGAATGGTGAGATAGATTTTTACAAAAGTCTTGTAGAAAGGGTATCAAAGCTTAAAAATATGCCCTTAAAACTTGCCAAAGAAGTTTGTGAAAATCTACCTTTGCATAAGGGGGCAACAGAACTCATCAATGCTTTAAAAGCAAAGGGTTATAAAATAGTTTGCTTTAGTGGGGGCTTTGATTTAGCAACAAATTATTATAGAGATTTATTAAATCTTGATGCAAGTTTTAGCAACACGCTTTGTGTGGAAAATAATGTGTTGAATGGCTTAGTAGGGGGGCATATGATGTTTTCACACTCTAAAGGCACAATGCTACTAGCCTTACAGCGCTTGTTAAGTATCAAAAAAGAAAATACTCTAGTTGTAGGCGATGGAGCGAATGATTTGAGCATGTTTATGCATGCGCATACAAAAATCGCCTTTAATGCTAAAGAGATTTTAAAACAGCATGCCACACATTGCATTGATGAGCCTAACTTAGCCTTAATTAAGCCTTATATTTAA
- a CDS encoding hydrogenase small subunit, with the protein MQDLENPQRPSTQEIKDYYHSITEKISDKLEFEEHPYKDFYSALLEKGFDKTYLQKYATLMSNALKTPKNDVNVVIKNLEKLYKMPVIWLHIAECTGCSESLLRTEEPSIESVLFDYLSLEYHETLMVSSGFLAEETLEQAIEKYKNHYVLIVEGAIPTHENDNLENAFTSGAYATTGLEMIKKASEHAMVILAIGTCSSFGGVQSAYPNPTHSKALSEVITKEVINIAGCPPSEKNIIGSILYFLIFGKAPSVDRFNRPLWAFSQRVHDICNRRGAFDVGEFVESFGDENAIKGACLYMVGCKGPHVFNNCAKMRFNQKTSWPIQAGHGCIGCSEPHFWDTFAPLETPLGNFKPIGNRYAYPLTTYHQVSKILETLPLSFKPLLETLKENYQYEKILCLQIDSILPTICGLYENETLNSCFKVEFETNPRLVYESLNKGSGKKLLINYEKKFPKLHDYLSHLEPISKLSNNLFDFLEVVKNILGYEKDLLSLAREFVGFQGAKIDYKISKDTFDIARPLKVGMSFAIAKVDTITLSYGFLEFLGEFLASYFYQLSQDFGVNQILVNGNILKEKAFLLGFLGHISSNLKIDFVK; encoded by the coding sequence ATGCAAGATTTAGAAAATCCACAACGACCCAGCACTCAAGAAATCAAAGATTATTACCATAGTATTACTGAAAAAATTAGCGATAAATTAGAGTTTGAAGAACATCCTTATAAGGATTTTTATAGCGCTCTTTTAGAAAAAGGCTTTGATAAAACTTATTTGCAAAAATACGCCACTCTTATGTCTAATGCCCTAAAAACCCCTAAAAATGATGTGAATGTAGTGATTAAAAATTTAGAAAAGCTTTATAAAATGCCCGTAATTTGGCTACACATTGCTGAATGCACCGGTTGTAGTGAGAGTTTGTTGCGCACTGAAGAACCTAGCATTGAAAGCGTGCTATTTGATTATCTAAGCTTGGAATACCATGAAACTTTAATGGTAAGTTCGGGGTTTTTAGCAGAAGAGACTTTAGAACAAGCCATTGAAAAATACAAAAATCATTATGTGTTGATTGTAGAAGGGGCTATTCCTACACATGAAAATGATAATTTAGAAAATGCCTTTACTAGCGGTGCTTATGCAACTACAGGCTTAGAAATGATTAAAAAAGCTAGTGAGCATGCGATGGTTATTTTAGCTATAGGGACATGCTCTAGTTTTGGGGGCGTGCAATCAGCCTATCCTAACCCAACGCATTCTAAAGCCTTAAGTGAAGTGATTACTAAAGAAGTCATCAATATTGCTGGTTGTCCGCCTAGTGAAAAGAATATTATAGGGAGTATTTTGTATTTTCTTATTTTTGGGAAAGCCCCTAGCGTGGATAGATTCAATCGTCCTTTATGGGCTTTTTCACAACGAGTGCATGATATTTGTAATCGTAGGGGGGCTTTTGATGTGGGGGAATTTGTAGAGAGCTTTGGCGATGAGAATGCTATAAAAGGCGCTTGTCTTTATATGGTTGGTTGTAAGGGACCGCATGTGTTTAATAACTGCGCTAAAATGCGTTTCAATCAAAAGACAAGTTGGCCTATCCAAGCAGGGCATGGGTGTATAGGCTGTAGTGAGCCACACTTTTGGGATACTTTTGCACCCTTAGAAACGCCCTTAGGGAATTTTAAGCCTATAGGCAATCGTTACGCTTATCCCTTAACTACTTATCATCAAGTTTCTAAAATTTTAGAAACCTTGCCACTTAGCTTTAAACCTCTTTTAGAAACCTTAAAAGAAAATTATCAATATGAAAAGATATTGTGCTTACAAATAGATAGTATTTTGCCCACGATATGTGGATTGTATGAAAATGAAACTTTAAATTCTTGTTTTAAGGTAGAGTTTGAGACTAATCCTAGATTGGTTTATGAGAGCTTGAATAAAGGCTCAGGCAAAAAGCTTTTAATCAATTATGAAAAGAAATTCCCTAAACTGCACGATTATCTTAGTCATTTAGAGCCTATAAGTAAGCTTTCTAATAATCTTTTTGATTTTTTAGAAGTAGTTAAAAATATTTTAGGCTATGAAAAAGATTTATTGTCTTTAGCTAGAGAATTTGTTGGGTTTCAAGGGGCTAAAATTGATTATAAAATTTCTAAGGACACTTTTGATATTGCACGCCCCTTAAAGGTTGGCATGAGTTTTGCTATTGCCAAAGTGGATACCATTACTTTAAGCTATGGGTTTTTAGAATTTTTGGGTGAATTTTTAGCGTCCTATTTTTATCAATTAAGCCAAGATTTTGGAGTTAATCAAATTCTAGTAAATGGGAATATTCTTAAAGAAAAAGCTTTTTTACTAGGGTTTTTAGGTCATATATCTAGCAATTTGAAAATAGATTTTGTAAAATAA
- a CDS encoding ferritin, with protein MLSNDTIKLLNEQVNKEMNASNLYMSMSSWCYTHSLDGAGLFLFDHAAEEYEHAKKLIVFLNENNVPVQLNKIEAPEHKFENLAQVFQKAYKHEQHISESISNIVDHALKDKDYATFNFLQWYVAEQHEEEVLFKDILDKVELIGNESHGLYLADQYIKGIASKRKA; from the coding sequence ATGTTATCTAACGATACTATTAAGTTATTGAATGAACAAGTGAATAAAGAAATGAATGCCTCTAATCTTTATATGAGCATGAGCTCTTGGTGCTACACCCATAGTTTAGATGGAGCAGGACTTTTCTTGTTTGACCATGCGGCTGAAGAATACGAGCATGCTAAAAAACTCATCGTATTTTTGAATGAAAATAATGTTCCTGTGCAATTAAATAAGATTGAAGCGCCTGAGCATAAATTTGAGAATTTGGCGCAAGTGTTCCAAAAGGCTTATAAGCATGAGCAACATATCAGCGAGTCTATCAGCAATATCGTAGACCACGCCCTCAAAGATAAAGATTATGCGACCTTTAACTTCTTGCAATGGTATGTAGCCGAGCAACATGAAGAAGAAGTGCTTTTTAAAGATATTTTGGATAAAGTAGAGCTAATCGGCAATGAAAGCCATGGATTGTATTTGGCTGACCAATACATCAAGGGCATTGCTAGTAAAAGAAAAGCTTAA
- the waaF gene encoding lipopolysaccharide heptosyltransferase II has translation MGFVANKRILLRLPNWLGDAIMASPLFYTLKALYPNARFILVGTKMACELFEKDKQVDSVFIDESKKAPLRLLATYKLAKQIGKCDLAITLTNNLYSAFLLYSTKSPIRIGFAKNLRSFLLTHAIKKAPKDYHQVERYCFLLSQYLKQDLDRKALLPLNLPIDLPTKSPNLTKKIGFSPSASYGSAKRWPRAYYAQVASALLEYEHEVYFFGAQADFSIAEEILSLTKSQLKTPHLINNAHNLCGKTSIEELVKQIASLDLFITNDSGPMHVSASVKTPLIALFGPTDANETSPWRAKNAILLNHSLPCAPCKQRICPLNGEANHLCMRSIKPEEVLTHAFKILSK, from the coding sequence ATGGGTTTTGTTGCTAATAAGCGCATTTTATTACGATTGCCTAATTGGCTAGGTGATGCCATAATGGCTAGTCCGCTTTTTTATACCCTAAAAGCTCTTTATCCTAACGCACGCTTTATTTTAGTTGGCACAAAAATGGCTTGCGAACTTTTTGAAAAAGACAAACAAGTTGATAGTGTTTTTATAGATGAGAGCAAAAAAGCCCCCCTAAGACTTCTAGCTACCTATAAACTTGCTAAACAAATTGGAAAATGCGATTTAGCGATTACTTTAACCAATAATTTATATTCAGCCTTTCTTTTATATAGCACTAAAAGCCCTATTCGCATAGGTTTTGCTAAAAATTTACGCTCTTTTTTACTCACCCATGCTATAAAAAAAGCGCCTAAAGATTATCATCAAGTGGAGCGCTATTGTTTTTTACTAAGCCAATATTTAAAGCAAGATTTAGATAGAAAAGCGCTTTTACCCTTAAATTTACCTATTGACTTACCCACAAAAAGCCCCAATCTAACTAAAAAAATTGGCTTTAGCCCAAGTGCGAGCTATGGGAGCGCTAAAAGGTGGCCTAGAGCTTATTACGCTCAAGTAGCAAGCGCTCTATTAGAATATGAGCATGAAGTTTATTTTTTTGGCGCACAAGCAGATTTTTCCATTGCTGAAGAGATTTTAAGCCTTACAAAAAGTCAATTAAAAACCCCACATCTCATCAATAACGCTCATAATCTCTGTGGCAAGACAAGCATTGAAGAATTAGTTAAGCAAATCGCCTCTTTAGACTTATTCATCACTAATGATAGTGGCCCTATGCATGTAAGTGCGAGCGTAAAAACACCTTTAATCGCTCTTTTTGGCCCAACTGATGCTAATGAAACTAGCCCATGGAGGGCTAAAAATGCTATTTTGTTAAATCATAGTTTGCCTTGCGCGCCTTGCAAACAACGCATTTGCCCTCTAAATGGCGAAGCCAATCATTTATGCATGCGCTCCATTAAACCTGAAGAAGTTCTAACACATGCTTTTAAAATACTCTCCAAATAA